Genomic DNA from Setaria italica strain Yugu1 chromosome V, Setaria_italica_v2.0, whole genome shotgun sequence:
tGGCAGCGGTAGGGTAGAGATCGACTGTAACGGCGAGGGCGCACTCTTCGTTGTCGCTCGCTCTGATATCACTGTTGACGACGAGATCAAAGACGTCAAGCCGTCGCCGGAGCTAAGGAGGCAGCTTGTTCCACGCATCGAGCCATCGTCCGTAGTATTGGCCGTACAGGTCTGCAACTTCTCCTAAATTATATTAGTGCTTCCATGCTTCCTCAATCATATGTCAATTTGCATCGGTAcatgatgtgtgtgtgtgtgtggatgcATGTTTAATTGCATTGCAGGTGACGTTCTTCAAGTGTGGATGGGTGGCGTTAGGGACGGccctccaccacgccgccaTCGACGCCATGAGCGCGATTCACTTCTTCCAGACATGGTCGGCCTTCTCCAGGGACGGCGAACGCGCCGCCGTGGAGCCCCCCTGCCACGACCGCACCCTCCTCCGCGCACGGTCCCCGCCCACCGTCCACCCCGACGCTCTCTCGACGTTCTACCCCAAGCTCGCCTTCTCCGATCCGTCGGGACCTCTCGCCACCAAAGTCTTCACCATTTCCAAGGACCGGATCGCCTCGCTAAAGCGCCTGTGCGGCGGCACGAGCACGTTCCGCGCCGTGAGCGCCCTCGTGTGGCGGTGCGCGTGCGTCGCGCGGCGGCTCCCGCCGGATTCCGAAGCCCGCTTCACCGCCCCGGTCAACATCCGGCGCCGGGTGAATCCGCCCCTCCCGGAACGCTACTTCGGCAACGCGTTGGTCAGGgtggtcgtcgccgccgccgcgcgggatATCACCTCGGAGGCGTTGGCGTCCGTCGCCGGCCGCATCGGAGCCGCCATCGGTCGGGTGGACGACGAGCTGGTGCGGTCCGCGATCGACTACTACGAGATGGCAGGTACGGGCAGCCAGTCGTCGGCGAAGGGCACCCTGCCGGAGACCGATCTACAGGTTATCAGCTGGCTGGGCATGCCGATTTACGACGCGGACTTTGGGTGGGGGAAGCCGCGAGTGATGTCTCGTGCGGAGTCCAACCGCGGCGGGTTTGTTCACCTCATGAACAACGGGCCGGcagacggcgccggcggtgtcAGCGTGCTCATGTGCATGGAGGCTGCAAATATGAAggagctggagcggctgctCTATGAAGCTCTGGCCAGATGCTAGTGGCTTTCATGCGGAAGCTTATTGGTATTGTAATTGTTTCTCTCAGTAGTTGTTGTGctcattctgaattttttttatataaccGGCAGATTAGTTCGTTTCAAAAGGTTACTCTTTATTTCTCCTAAATCTCAACCAAGTGGCAATCAATCTAGGAGGATTAAATTATTCGTGGGGTCAGGTTAGGCGTAGGAAAATTATCTCTTCCTAAATTTCCAGTCTGTTTGCatttgacaaaaaaaagaagtgatGGCGATGGCACTCTCTAACTCAAATTTGACTAACGAGTGGTGTGAACCTGGCGAAAAAATCATCTTCTATTGGAGTGCCCGAGGGAAATTAGGGTTTAGGGAAAATTGAAATGTAATGTAGATTATGATGCAATGTAGGAATGTAATGTAGATTATGAACGCTACTTCGGCATCATGGGGCTCAACCCAGGCCCAATAGCCTCGAAGCTATCAAGGAAAAAGCCAAAAACAATGGAAGCCCTATTCATAGAGCTAGACAAGTATTGTAGATCGGATGAAGAACATAGGAGAAGAGTGGCGGAGAGAAACCGCTAGAGGCAAGCTGAAAAAGACCAAAACTAGCAAGCCTCGCGCTACAATCACCAGCAACATCAGCACTTGCACCCAGCCCAACAAGTGCTGGCGATCGAGGCTAATCAACCCTCGCACCAAAACTAAAACCAAAACCAAGGTCAAAACCAAAACTGAAACTACCAACATCAACCAAACTTTGGCAGCAGCCAGAGGGGCGGCTATGCCAAAAGGGGAAGAGGCCGAGGCAGAGGGCCCCCGAGGCCAAATAACCAAAGTAACCAACAGAGACCATTTTACTGTATATTCCATGGCAAACAACATGACCATGCAACTGATTTTTGCCCTGAAGCAAAAAGACTTTTGAAAGGATggtcgaagaaaaaaaagtggcCCAGGCACCCAAGACCATCCACTATACTACCTTCTAGCCGCAACCACCATACTACCTAAAACCCAACCTCCCAACCTTCCAACCCGCCATGATGTGAACACGATCATACACGATGGTCCCCCAGCCAAACCAGAgtgggcacacatgcccatcTCTTTACGGAAGAAGATTTTAAATTGAAAACAGCCTTGCATAACGATGCGCTGGTGATCAAGGCCATTATTGCTGGCTAAAAAATAGGGAAGGTCCTAGTGGACAATGGAAGTTCTGCGGATATCATCTTCGCAAATGCCTTTAGAGAAATGAAAATCGACCCACACTTGCTCGAGCCGGTGGAAGTCCTGTTGCTTGGCTTTGGGGGAGGCCGGTTAAAGCCTTAGGAAAAATCACACTCGCGGTTTCATTTGGAAATCTCGACAATGCAAGaataaaacatataacattcGATGTGGTTAAAATGTACTACCCCTACTTTGCCATCCTCGGGAGAGGGTTCATCAACAAGTTCGATGCAGCAATTAGGCAACTATTTTTATGTATGAAAATCCCAGCCTTGAAAGGAGTCATCACGGTCTACGGAGACCAGCAAACTGCCAGAAATATAGAAAAATACGTAACTCCCGGACAAAAGAATTTCCATCACTTAACGACCCCTTACGAGGTTCAGccgcaagaaaagaaaaaggcataTGCTGAGCCCAAGAGGGACAAAGAGAAGGTGAAGATAAGCGAGGATGGCGAAACAAAGACAGTCCTGCTGGATGACTATGTCATGGATAGATATATCACAATAGGGGCTAACctcgagcccgaggaggagaaaTAATTAAACGAATTtctaaacaaaaacaaaaatgttTTTGCCTGGTCTGCCAATGACCTCCAAGGGGTTGACAGGGACATAATCGAGCACGGCCTCGACATAAAACCAGGTGCGAAGCCAAAAAAGCAAAAACTCAGGAAAATGTTAAAAGAAAAAGCCCAAGCTGTGAAATATGAAGTTGAAAGACTCCTCGAGGCCAACGTCATACACCCGATCATCTACCCAGAATGGCTGGCCCACACCGTACCAGTCAAGGAAAAGATTGGcaagtggagaatgtgcatagacttCACTGACCTAAACAAGGCATGCCCAAAAGACGACTATCCAATGGAAAGAGTGGATAAGGTGGTGGACGATGCTGCAAACAGCAAAACGTTATTGCTGTTGGACTTATTCTCGGGGTACCATCAAATtcgaataaaaaaagaagatgaaggaaaatTTGGTTTCATAACACCCTTTGGAACTTTTTGCTTCGTGGGGATGCCCGAggggctaaaaaatgcaggcAAACTTTCTCAAGAATGATAGCAATAATCTTATCCAAACAGCTTCGCAGAAATATCCTAGCTTATGTCAATGACATAGTCGTAAAAAGTGATAAGAGGAAAGATCACATACTTGACCTCGCGGAAACATTTGCTAATTTAAGAGCAGCAAACCTGAAACTCAACCCAGAGAAATATGTGTTCGGGGTTCAGCGGGGTAAAGTCTTAGGATGCCTGGTTTCAACGAAGGGCATCCAGGCCAACACGGACAAAATCCAGGCACTTGTTGATATAAGGAACCCAGCCTCGGTGAAAGATGTGTAGAGATTGACGGGAAGTATCCCAGCCCTTAACAGGTTCATTCCAAGAGCTGCAGAACAAAGCTTACCATTTTTCCAAGTGCTTCGAAACTCTAAAAAGTTTGAGTTTTTGCGCAACCACGTGATGAAAACTTGTGTTTCTGTGCAAGAAATTTAAAGCAACGACAAGTTGCCTAACCTCGTATTTCTATGCAAATATAGCATGCGTTTTTATGCAATATACATAAGGCAACAATTAAGTTGCAAAACCTCATTTTCTACGCGCCATATACACCAAGGGTTGCCATATCAACCAAACTATCGTTATATTtctaagtcaacaaaactcgaGAACAAGTTTTCTGTTGACTTATCTTGTAGATTGTTAAAATTCATCTAACCTCGTTCACGCAAAAAGGTAAGAAGGGCGAGGGTGATGCTTTTTTGAAAAGGGAAAGCCTACGCATCTCACCTCTCGCCATCTCTTCTAAGTCAACCAAACTCGAAAACAAGTTTTTCGTGGACTTATCCTCTAGATCTTAAAGTTGTATCTAAGTTCAATCTCTTTCACGATAAAGGATGAAAAGGGGGGCGTGATGTTTTTTGACAGACAAAAATTGTTTTCATCCTCTTTCTGTAAGAAAACAGCCTCGAGTAAAACACTCTAACAAAAGGGCAGGggggtgatgttttttttttaaaaaaaacacttCTCATCCCTTTGTTCTCGGAGTTTCATCTCGAGCCCAACAAACAAATCTCCATCATTCAGCTCGAGCAACAAACACAGAAGCTCAACCAAAATCTACGCATAAAGGAGCTAGGGGGTGacgtttttcaaaaaagaaagcaCGACACTCGCTCCTTCATGCTGCAATTTTAGTTACCAAGCAAATGATATCACACAAACATCACAGCCTCAAGATACAAGAATTCGCAAGGATACGAATAGTAAAGCATTCAAATATTAAAGGCAACTAGTTCGAAGCACTTGGCACCAACCAAACAACTAATATTTACATCACGGTCCGCAAAAGCATCCCATCAAAGTGTTAAATGTATCATTACAAAAGACTATGGTCAACAATGCAAATTCTCAGTTAGGCCTCGAGCAAGTTGATTTGTAAAAAGCATCCTTCTCCCGGTCAAAGCCATTGCTTCCGCCTCCACCCTTGCCTTTGGATTCCTCCTCCTTAGTttgtgaaaaaataaaaaatcatcaAAAAACGAGCCAAAAATAAGAGAGATAAACGCAAGATCAAATGAACCCCGACCTGCACAAGTTGCTTTTGAGCAACGAGCCTCGCGGGTTCTCGCCCAAAAGTAGCACAAATTTGTTTGTAAAAGTTCAACTCCACGGCTCTCACATTCTTGGACTTCTCCTTTGCATGAATCTCCAAGGCCAAGGGAAACTTGTGGGTACTAGCTGCGAACTTTAAGAAATACGAACAACCACTCTCTTCAAGAAGATGAAACATGCTTTCAATACAAAAGGAAGCAGCTAAGTTGCTAACCCCAGCCAAAACAATAGTAAAAGCAATAAGCGTCGGATATACTACCTTATACTCAAGGGTAGCCAACATCCTAGCCAGGTCATTGGGCTCAAAGTGACAGGAAGATCTTTCATCCTTTGTCAAAAGCAAGACACAACAGAAAAATAGGGAAACAAAATTAACCGCAATCAAAGTTGAGCAGAAAGACAAACACTAACTCTCGGGGTCAAAAGCTTTATCCTCATAGTCACCCTCGGCAGGCGCCTTGGACTTTTCAGGGGCATGAGCAGGACGGATCTCTCCCTCTTCTAcagcctcttcctcctcagccTCGCCCCCGTCACCCCTAGACTTCCTCAAAACTACCTTCGCCACTTCATCTACAGCACGCATCGCACCCTTAGCACCCCATAGCAAAGGCAAGTTGTACGGGTTGTCATCCTCACCTAACCCCGAAACATGAACCAAAGAGCTTGTTGTAGCTTTCCAAAGATGGGGACAAATCAGAATCTGCAGGATAAAATTTCATCCTAAATATCAGAGGAGGTTCGTCGTATGCCTCTCCAACTGCGCCAATAGTCTTTTGCAGCTCCCTCAAAAAATCTAGCAGAGGTGCGGCTGGAATCTACAAAGCTCAGCTTAGGCAAACGTGCAAAGACATTTTTACCTGGCTTTGCCAGCTCCAGGGCAGGCATCCCGCTTTTCTTCCCAGTGTAGCCTCGAGAGTCGCTTCCACCCGAGGATTAGCCTCGGGGCGTGGAGAAGACACGACAGCTTTTGTTTAGGCATCCTTTGCAGGAACGCTAGCTTCAGAGTCTAGGGTAGGAACCAAGGACAGGTCCACATCCAGAAAAAtgtcttcatcttcatcaataGCCTTGGCAACACAGGACTTTCTTGCAGATCTCTTAACTTTCATACTAGCAAGCGCGCCGGCAGCCTCGAGCTCAGGCTTGGTCACGACTAGAGGCACAGAGGATTTTGTAGCTTTGCCCAAAGAGCTGTGACCatgtttttccttcttcttctgagcctCAAGGCTGGAGGTCCTTAGCTTCGATTTAGCAGCCTCGCTTATGATGCTCGCCTGGGCATCATCTTTCtttgcagccgcagccgcagcctctGGGACAGCGCTCtcaattttcttatttttttttcctttgcctCCCCCGCCAATCTCTATCGAGCCAGTCATGCTGGGCTCGCGCATTCGCTTGGAAACCTTGCGAGGCTTCGACCGAGACACAACCTCAACTCCAAGCTCTTCAAACACTTGATTAACTCGAAGCTGATGCTCGATGATCTTCCGAGAAGATGACAATTCATTCTCATGGCAGGGGCCAATAATGTCTATGGCCCGCCTCTCAACCTCCTCTACAAAAGTCCAGGGTTGACCCTCTCGGGCAAGTCCAGCCCAAACCAAGGGTACGGGAACGAGCCGGTGCGCCACAGGACATCTTTCTGAACAATCTCCTCTGGCTCCCAACCTTCAGAAAGAGGCTTGATATTCGCCACCACGAACTCCTCAATAAGGTCCCGTCCAGTCATCGACTTCGAGGCTAAGAAAAAAGCATTCTCGCACTGCTTAACAACTTTGGTCTTTGAAAAAGGGGGCGTAGTAGAGACGTCCAATGGGCCCAACGGGGCATAAAAGGGGTAAAGTGATCAGTTGATGCCAATTGCATTAGCCATGTCAACCTTAATGTAAAACCAGTAGCTTAGCCACTCGTCATCCCATTTATTCTTCTGTGCTAAGGAAAGTTCCACCCTCACAATCTTCTGCTTCTCATTTTTCCTCCGGGTCGTGAATGTACAACACCCGAACACGTCTCGAAGGTGCCCtcttcatcatcaaatcaaacCCTCTTCCGTTGGATATGAAGTTCGAACAACCTCACGAAATCATCCACATCAATCGACCTACCAAACGTGCGCTGAACCCAATAAAACTTGGAGAGAGCAACAAAGGCATTTGGGGTAAGATGGTGAAGCTTCGCCCTGTATCGGTCCAAAATCTTATGCAGATCCTTGTCACATGGAAATCTCAATCCGACGTTGAAAGTCCCTGAACACAACAGCCTCTCCTACCTAAGGTGTTGGCACGATCTCATCACCCGGAGCCCTTGAAACACCCTCGGAAAGTAACCCTTGCTGATGTAAAACTCTATAGTATTCTTGGAAACCAAAGATCTCCTGAACCGCAGGGTGGGAGGGTATACTTCTTTGCTAGCCACCAACTCCGATGGGTCGGCCTAGGTCCTCCCCACTGTCAGCAGCAGCCTCGAGATCCCCACTGTCTGCGGTACCCTCGTCCGGGTAAACCTCATTAGCGGCATCCTCAATAGCTTCAACCAACTCCACGTCTTCCCCAGCCTCGATGCAAAGCCTCGATTGTTCAGCAAATTCTTCGGTGGTCATAGACCTTGCGGTTTGCATCATACGAGCCAGCTGAGCAATAATCAAATGTCAAGTcaaaataaaaacaacaaaatgaaacaCAAACAAAAAAGTAAAATACCCACAAGATCATTACCTTCAACACTTTGGAGAACAAGGCAGAAAGCATGCAACGCACAAATCTAAAAGCAACAAGCAGCGCGCAAAAAGCAAGTGGTAAGTGAAGATTCAACACGCGAGGGCAAAAATGAAAGcgacccccccttttataggcgtgGTAACAAGCGCAAAACAGTGCCTTAAACCTTGAGCCAAATACGAAGGGTCATCCAATAAGAAATCGGCACGTATGTTACAAAAGGTAACTGTTGGCTCATTTCTCACCGACACTTgagggtgacattttttggGAGAAGATCCTCAAGTTGCGGGTTCGGCTGCCGGTGTCGACCCT
This window encodes:
- the LOC101772973 gene encoding putrescine hydroxycinnamoyltransferase 1 — its product is MDFEVKVVESSFVAPSEPTPRQGLWLSSLDIMLASRGHTPTVYLFHSDDTASDFFDVARLKEAMAKALVPFFPLAGRLAVDGSGRVEIDCNGEGALFVVARSDITVDDEIKDVKPSPELRRQLVPRIEPSSVVLAVQVTFFKCGWVALGTALHHAAIDAMSAIHFFQTWSAFSRDGERAAVEPPCHDRTLLRARSPPTVHPDALSTFYPKLAFSDPSGPLATKVFTISKDRIASLKRLCGGTSTFRAVSALVWRCACVARRLPPDSEARFTAPVNIRRRVNPPLPERYFGNALVRVVVAAAARDITSEALASVAGRIGAAIGRVDDELVRSAIDYYEMAGTGSQSSAKGTLPETDLQVISWLGMPIYDADFGWGKPRVMSRAESNRGGFVHLMNNGPADGAGGVSVLMCMEAANMKELERLLYEALARC